The window gttgtcttgtttgtttttacagtgttaatatacAGTAATCAATCTTTAACAGAAGAGTTGtcctgtttgtttttacagtgttaatatacAGTAATCAGTCTTTAACAGAAGAGTTGtcctgtttgtttttacagtgttaatatacAGTAATCAATCCACAAGCGTTTTGATAAAGACCTTTTCATGAATTTGTACTGAATTCATTGTTTTACGACTAGCTTGAAACGTTTAATGTAAACAGTaaaagtaagacacaaaatagcGGAGATTATTTTACAATTGTGTATGCACTtccaaactgttatatatatatataaaccaaacataaGAAATGTTCATGAAACGAGAGCGTTTAACATAAGTCACTTATACATAGAGTGTAAAGCAATGGCCCacttatatataatgtaaaacaatggtccacagaaatatgaaaaaagaaaatatttattttaccccTTTTCAAACTTTTAGCCTTCTTTGCATTACGTCACACTTCGTCATCAGTGGTCGTATTcggacattttaaaatatcaaacagttattagCTGTCATATCTTTACAATTGTTCAATTAGTATCAGTTAAGTAGCTTCCAAAGTTATGAATTTCTATCtcatcaacaatattttttacgtttaacctgttcagtgccgtagtcgagataactcgtccaagccgatcggtaacaatgccacggacgagttaattcgttcccaataatacctaacttcgaCGCtaaatgtcagcaccatacatgcatttgacctacttacacattgtttcactttcgatccaaaatggcgtcacaaaaaagttacaaaatgaagaagcattatagttgtattgtagcagctgaaatacttggcagtcaataGGTTAAAAGAACTAATTACAGCCTTCTAGCTGAATTCAGTCTTCAAGTATGGGAAAAAAGTCAATAGCTTTCAATCGCCAACTAGCTGCTGGAAGACTTTTTTGGACTTCGCTTGCACAAGACTTGCTAATGTATAGAACTGCTCTTTATCTCCAATGTCGATGCTTGTAACGTGCTCAAAGCAGCAAGGTAGAGAAATGTCACATTTCTTCGGCAATTTCACCTTTTCCGGCTTCTTCTTAGTACATTTCCCTTTCACTTTTGGTATGGATAAAGAAATGTTCAAAGGATCTGATGTAAGCAGTTCGACTTGTTCGTGAAACTGACTGGCAGCTGTTTTGCTATCGAAACTGAGACCAACCATTTGACTGTGATCCGCTGAGCGGAACATGGTATGAAAACTGCTGTCTTGTGCACGATAGTTCGTCAAATTATCAATAACATCGTGCCAAAGGATGAAACCTGTACCTCTCTCGGCAAGGACCACCTTGAGTCTTCGTTTGCTTCGTGCTCGCGTCTCACCCCTGTCAAACAGAAGAACGGGGATCCCCGTCTGCCCCGTCTCCCATTCATTTCCTGCTTTCGCAAAGTACAGATTGGCTAGACACGGGCATACAAACACGAATGTTTTTTGACTTCGAAAAAACATTTCAACTTGGGATAGCTCCTGTTCGGTCACCGCGCTGTATGAGTTATGACTGCCGCTAGATAAGTCTGGATGCGAATCTGTGCTGGTTGCTACGTCAGAAAAATTGCCATTGGCCATTTCATCGTTGTCTGGTAAATTGACGCTGTCGGGGTGATCGTATCTGTCCGTCATTTTGAAACTATCTTATAACAGTGAAGAGGTAGTGTAGGTGGAACACTAGTTTCCCCTTGTTGAACAGAACTCCAGAAAACTACCAAGTCCACTAACGTGTACAATATTTGGTAGGAAGTATGAAGTATCCATCTTGTAAACGTGTTCGGAGCTTTTGTCGCTTATATTTCACACATCAGCTTTTTTTCACATGTTTTCGTCTCGAATAACCCAAAAAGTTCCACATAAAACTAAAAACgatgaaaaataaatgtatttattccaGAAACCTCGCGGAACAACGAAGTTCGtgactgttgttatatgtaaagTACCGAGTAGAAAACTTCCGAGAAACTTTGTGGTGAATAGCACTTTCTTTCCAGTTTCctgaaaacattaaaagaaaaatagaaaatgaataaACATCCTGAAAATATGGTCTTAAACACTTAGTATGTTTTATCATAAACAAGTACGAGGTTAAAATTAAAGCAGATGGTTCAAATACATTGATAAAGTACGATCTGAGAGTTGCTCATAGTTTAGTACTCATTGTTAAGAATGTATTGTTGAGCGCAATTCAGATTAAAATACGATAATAGAACTGGTACATTATCAGTAAGCTGTCAATACAATTACTTCTTCAAAATACGATAATAGAACTGGTACATTATCAGTAAGCTGTCAATACAATTACTTCTTCAAACACACGAAGAATTTATGGAAATTTGACTCTCGTGAATGTCGTTAATTAATTACCTTCTTCAGCGCCCTCTCCAACAGTGACACAGCTGAATGTGtacagacttacaacgataaaatcctggtttcgatacccgtgatgggcagagtactgataacccattgtgtagctttgtgtttagttacaaacaacaacaacttttcttCAGAATCAAAAGGCTTAGGGTCACAGTGGACTACAGAGTTACAAGGATAACTTCTTCCATGCCATATCGCTGAGGACAACGTTATTTTAAGAAATCGCCTGaccactgaaaaaaattaaagctacGTTCGTTTATtactagttaagcacaaagctacagaattggTTATCCgtattggtgtttgttttttaatatttatgcatTTCTGCTGACagtcttagaaaaaaaaaagtacgaaTACTAAACACCACAGTACTATGAAAATATATGTCACAGTATTGTGAATGTCGGAGTATATATGATGTGACAGTAGGTAAGAATATTTGATATAACAAGTGCCGAATGTTTCGATAATTGTGACGACATATTTATTATCTTCACACCACGAACACATGCATATACCACAATCTTAATCATAGATGACACGAATTTTTTCCCATTGCACATACTCTAATATTATAGTCGATTATGTACGTGTTCgatgttaaaatttgtttttgaatttcgcgcaaagctactcaaggattatctgcgctcgccgtccctaatttagcagtacaagtctagagggaatgcagctagttatcaccacctaccgccaactcttgagttactcttttaacaacgaagagtgggattgactgtcacattataacgcccccacgactgaaagggcgagcatgttttgtgtgacgggaattcgaacccgggactctcagattacgagtcaagtaccttaaccatctagccatgctggacgggaattcgaacccgggactctcagattacgagtcaagtaccttaaccagcTAGCCATGctggacgggaattcgaacccgggactctcagattacgagccaagtaCCTTAACCAGCTAGCCATGctggacgggaattcgaacccgggactctcagattacgagtcaagtaccttaaccagcTAGCCATGctggacgggaattcgaacccgggactctcagattacgagttaagtacCTTAACCATCTCGCCATGctggacgggaattcgaacccgggactctcagattacgagtcaagtatcTTAACCAGCTAGCCATGctggacgggaattcgaacccgggactctcagattacgagtcaagtaccttaaccagcTAGCCATGCtggacgggaattcaaacccgggactctcagattacgagtcaagtaccttaaccagcTAGCCATGctggacgggaattcgaacccgggactctcagattacgagttaagtacCTTAACCAGCTAGCCATGctggacgggaattcgaacccgggactctcagattacgagttaagtacCTTAACCAGCtagccatgctggaccttgtTTAGCGTTTACCAGAAGAATTTTTCTGCACgagtaaattaaaaaatgaacagAACTATAAAGGTAACCTAAACCTAAACTTCTGTTTTTGAAGGTTAACATAAGTAGTTAACCATATGAAATATTACCatatgaaatattaacttttaaatgatGATGGGATAGAAACCTCTTAAAATAACACTCAAAATTTGGAAAGTCTTTCATTTTCCTTACATTAGAGTACTAGTATCCATAAGGAAATACACCGAGCGTAGCCTAGTGTTTAATGTGACGGGCTGAAGTTTTAAAGTCCAGGGTTCGAGACATTACGCCGTTGAATGATCCGCACTTTCTTGCTTCATGAACAAGTTATGAAAATTGCAGTCAACCCTAGAGTTCTCTTCAGAAAGCCGGACAAATACATTACGGCTGCGATAGTCTTCTGTTTGATCGGTAATCCCAAAAAAATATCGACCATATATGAAGCTAAAAGGTCATTGACCTGGCAGTTTTAGCCGATTTGCATATATGGTACTCATTAGCTTGACAATTCCTTCTCCACAACgttattaatttatacaatattacaagcatatatatattctacaatcacgtttaattaaaaagtttaagtttgttaaaacattatgtttgaattaataagctcaaagttaacATTTATTAGCTGCTCTAATTTATTCAAAATGCTCATAAAACTAATCAGTGTTGCTAAGTTGTTGTCACTCAAGACGACATTCAAAATTAATCAGtggttttatacaaatatttatgaagGTGATCGCTTAATTAATTAGCATTTCTATCCTTCTGAATCAAATAAATGATcaaaagtttttgtttagtttataccAGAGCGATTATTCTGCTCCGATGGCCCAATAATAAAGAACCATTCAATGAATTCATAAGACTACGTATTGACAtcacgtgtgtgtgtatgtggttCGTCATGTGTGATAGATATAGTGATGATCTCACGCCCGACAAGATATTTATATCATGCTGAGCCAACACTCTATATGCTTTGATTAATGTTTAGCCTATATTCAACCTCAGGAATTGTGTTTCCACATAGCTTAGTAACAGGTGTGCACGCTTCGTATAAGTTGTAACACTTTAATTAGAAAATAAGGCACGACTTGAAAGCACGTgttcaaataaataatgaatgGTGGATATTGAGAGATACTGATTTTATGACAAGTGGTTATAAAACTAATCCAGCAAGAGTCAGCAGATGGAATTCCTGGACTTAACTAAAGCGTACAGTCTCGTAATATATTACGTAATTACGCTAAGATAATTAAGCATGCTCGATATATTCATCTCTAATTAGCTACGGGTGTGAAAGGTGCATATTTcgaaaaattaattacatttacaaatCTGCGATGACTATATTGGTCAAGGGTCGTATTCGCATTTTAAAGGATGTATATAGCTTACACATGAAAGCTCCATCTGtgagatatatataaaattactaaatttcttTTTGCCTACAAGCCCGTCTAGTACACATTCACAATTCAATAAAAGACCGTCTGTGAACAGGGCCGGCACACAGTAATATTACACTACGCCGTACAATCAAAAATAAagctttattttgttaatattataattcgGTGTATTCTTTCactcccccgctagtacagcggtatgtctatggatttacaacgctaaaatcaggggttcaattcccctcggtgggctccgcagatagcccgatgtggctttactataagaaaaacacacacgtattCTTTTACATACCTAATTTTGGTAAGGTTGGGAGTTAGGATATTCTTACTTCAGGGCTTTCGTAAACATACGTGCGTCATTAATTATATCTCAGTACTCCGGGTTTAGATCATAGCAGGATTTACAGGATACAGTATATTTTCACTTGTTCGTAAATTGATAACAAACTATTTAACAGCTTGTAGAATAGATTACCCAGTAAATATTCTGTAACTCGTAAATCAGCCAACAATTATTCTGTAGCTCGTGGATTACCCAGTAAATATTTTGTAGCTCATGGATTACCCAGCAAATATTCTGTAGCTCGTAAATCAGCCAACAATTATTCTATAGATCATGGATTACCCGGAAAATATTCCATAACTCGTAGATTATCCAAACTGCTTATGTAACGACTATTTTAGATGACGTAGGAGGGGAAGACAGAAGGAATTCAAGAACGATAAATATCTGGTCCAACAGTAGAATCCCGTggtgatatttatatacagaaacaGAACTATTGCGTAAAGTTTAATTTCATATTGAAATAGCATTGCtaatttattctgttattttactACAAAACACAACAAGGGTACAACGCTTGTGAATAGATTCATAGGATCGCTATACATTTCAATTTTTTGAGTAGTTTACCCGTATTTCAAATCTAATtctctttataaatatattgtaataacaagtttaaacttattttaaatttaaaacataatgttCATTAACACTATCCATTTGTCTTTATTTAAGtagtagtaattttttttttgttgtatttcaaaTTTGGGCTTCCTTAGGTTAACAAAGTACTCATTGTCTCTCTGATAGTTATTGAAACTTGATTTCAAATGAATGTATGAACTCTTAACAAAACCATGTACCTCCGAACAAAACtcaatttaatattaaacatataaccCATCAAAACTGATGAAGCAATACAAGGTAAATACAAGGTTCttgaacataaatatttgtatcatCTTGTTGTTATCACCTGCATTACTTTATAACCACTAAGACGTAATTACTGATGACCCttcaaaaaattcaaataaaactaggACAATAAATAATTACCTCCTAATAACTATggaattaaaaaatatgtttgaataaaGAATGATCAAATCAAGCATAGAGTATAGTATAGGTTAACTATTATACGTTTTCAGCACTGATATGTCTGCTACCGATCTGGAAATACGTGCTTCAACAATCCTGAAACAGCGGAAATACCCGGTTTCCTCTGAAAGAAAAGGTTTTATGGTGTATTGGAAGCTGAAAATTACAGGAAGTCAGACTAGACCGCTGGGTTTGGTCATTTAGTCcaagttttcaataaaaatatttgctctAACACCAAAAACCTCACATTAGACTAATTATAGGGATTCTTTTTTACTGTTTCTCTGAAGAGAAATCAATAAACAAGTGCTGAGgaagaaatcaataaacaagtgctgagaaagaaatcaataaacaagtGCTGAGgaagaaatcaataaacaagtGCTGAGgaagaaatcaataaacaagtGCTGAGgaagaaatcaataaacaagtgctgagaaagaaatcaataaacaagtGCTGAGgaagaaatcaataaacaagtGCTGAGgaagaaatcaataaacaagtGCTGAGgaagaaatcaataaacaagtgctgagaaagaaatcaataaacaagtgctgagaaagaaatcaataaacaagtgctgagaaagaaatcaataaacaagtGCTGAGgaagaaatcaataaacaagtgctgagaaagaaatcaataaacaagtgctgagaaagaaatcaataaacaagtgctgagaaagaaatcaataaacaagtgctgagaaagaaatcaataaacaagtgctgagaaagaaatcaataaacaagtGCTGAGgaagaaatcaataaacaagtGCTGAGgaagaaatcaataaacaagtGCTGAGAAAGAAACCAATAAACAAGTGCTGagaaataaatcaataaacaagtggtgagaaagaaatcaataaacaagtGCTGAGgaagaaatcaataaacaagtGCTGAGgaagaaatcaataaacaagtGCTGAGgaagaaatcaataaacaagtgctgagaaagaaatcaataaacaagtgctgagaaagaaatcaataaacaagtGCTGAGgaagaaatcaataaacaagtGCTGAGAAAGAATCAATAAACAAGTGCTGAGgaagaaatcaataaacaagtGCTGAGgaagaaatcaataaacaagtGCTGAGgaagaaatcaataaacaagtgctgagaaagaaatcaataaacaagtGCTGAGgaagaaatcaataaacaagtGCTGAGgaagaaatcaataaacaagtGCTGAGgaagaaatcaataaacaagtgctgagaaagaaatcaataaacaagtGCTGAGgaagaaatcaataaacaagtGCTGAGAAAGAATCAATAAACAAGTGCTGAGgaagaaatcaataaacaagtgctgagaaagaaatcaataaacaagtgctgagaaagaaatcaataaacaagtGCTGAGGAAGAAAGCAATAAACAAGTGCTGAGgaagaaatcaataaacaagtgctgaggaagaaattaataaacaagtgctgagaaagaaattaataaacaagtgctgagaaagaaatcaataaacaagtGCTGAGgaagaaatcaataaacaagtgctgagaaagaaatcaataaacaagtgctgagaaagaaatcaataaacaagtgctgagaaagaaatcaataaacaagtGCTGAGGAAGTTTAgttgtaaaaaataacattttttattgaaacttttaatagCACCAACTACTTAAAATACTTCTATAAAGTTTTATCTCACAGTTACACAACCTCAAGATATTTACATTCTATGGAATACAATAAATCTAATGTCCGCCAGCACTCAATGGCTACACAATTTCAAATGTAACATCAGCAAATAATTCGGTAAAGATGTGACATGTAAGCGGTCAGTATTGCTGAATAGTTTTCCTCCTTTTAATCACAACTTCTACACTAGTGGTCCTACCTGAACTTTAAGGATCTCTAACCTGATCGTTTAGTCCACGTTTTGCATTTGATGCTGAACTGATTGAAAACGTCAAACACCAAAGCACAATACACATCAAATTGCATTAAAAAATACCAAGACCAGTATCGGTTTAACTCATAGGCCATTTAGGCTAGGACCATGCAGGGGGGCCCTGCCGaccatccaaaaaaaaaaaacaaacaaaaaacaaaaacgagtTCGTAAAACTAGCAAAGTAGAGAAAgcagtaaattattattattaatctcaaATATTACCGTGGCCTCACTAAACCTTAATCCAGCCCTGGTTAAGACCCAATGCACGTCAATCtatactgaaaatacaaataCCAAAACTAAATACACATcaaattagattaaaaataccAGAACCAAATACACATCAAATTagattaaaaatatcaaaaccaaATACACATcaaattagattaaaaataccAGAACCAATACACAccaagttatattaaaaatgcCAAAAGTCAAGACCCATAGATCTCAATGTTGATTTTTTAAACGCTGATACACAACTACagtgaaataaaatacgaaaatctaaagaaaaattaacatttttatagatatttaaaaactgtttaacttttcaAAAAGTAGTCTTCTATCAGGCTATTATCATTACTGGACTTCATGCCAATATTTAGAAAAGCAAACATTAGTAAATCTTTTCTTTCTCCTTGATTGACTTTATGTTTTATAAGATGAGAAGTAAAAGTGTGAAGTCTGTCAAAAGTATTCCCATTTTAACCAAAATTATTGCATCTTTTTTGAAGAACAATTTAAATGTTCGACCCTTGTGAAACTTGTCGTGCCGTTTGGTTGCCGTGCACGTGATTTCGAATCCCCTGAGAGCACAGCAATTATACTTCACCCCATGCCTGAATAGCTCAAAGGGCAGAAGAGTCAATGAAATCTCACGGTCAGAAGAGGGCAAACCGAAGGCTGTAATACATTCTCAACGAGAAGCTGTTGaactaacaaataaacaacttctcTTTTTGTAACAAAATTCCTTCGAATACAGTAATGATCATCCAACAAGAgaaaaatttctaaataaaatatatttatttcaatgatgACACACTCTTGTAATAAAGTGATACCACAATACTACAACAACACACAATATCATGATGGTATAaacacttttgttgttgttattttctataccataATTTTATTTCGTCATTTGATGCAAGCTATTTTCTATGTAGTATTTTCTTTCCGTCATGTCTTCTGGAGGAACAGTGGTAAGTTTGCGGACGTGCAACGCTAAAACCGGGGCTCGATCATCTGGTAGACATCTTAGTTATTAATGGGTTGAAATGTCACGAAGTtaccaaaattaattattcaagatTCAGCAGAGAGAATTATTCACAGTAAAGGTTATTTTGTCTTGAACGACCTTATTTGTCGTGCGCTTTAAAGTGGACGCGAAATTATGAaattctgttggttgttttcggctatagaataatcagtaataattaattaattattattagtattgtatTCATAAAAGTTCGATTTTTGCATTAGTTCGCATTATGGTCATGTTGAGTCTGCACCTTACACACACACCTCTGTCTCTTTACTGAGAAGTTTAATCACATAGACAGGTGTTCCAAACTCACTAACCTGACCGTTTTATCCACCGGAAATCAGAGCTTTGAAAGAtccaattttatttaatattgctcACAGCAGTTTTCCAAAAGGTTATAGCAACCCCAATCGGATTATGAAATTATATTCTCgaaaatgtatatgaatatattttttagcGATACTGAAATGCACCGCCGTGTTTCTTTTAACCCCAAAAGCTGTATAACCTTAACCTATCCAAAGCTGTATGACCTTAATCCACCTAAAGCTGTACGACCTTAAGCACCCCAAAGGTTTACCTATCCTCACACAACCACTAATAATATACTGTAAATGCAGTTAGTTGTTACTTCACTGACTACGTGGAGTGTAGATTCAGTTGTTAAATGCTTAGTTTTCAAGTCATAttccagaaaaaacaaaacattattgtgACAATAAATCTCTGAAGAGAAATCCAGTAGTTTCTGCATGTTTAAGATAACTTGTCTGTAAAAGGTCACAAAAGTGAAGCTCTTAATGTTAGTTAACCCGCGTTAAGTTTTTGGTGGTAGGTATTACCGACCAAATCTCCTGTTGTTGCATAACATCGACCAATGATTCTGGTGTAGCCTTATTCGTTTTTTTTATACAACGTCTCTTTGAAAGCTAGACCCCAAGAACATTCCGTATTTAATTGATTTATCCTAATAAAATCTCTCGTTTTGAATGAAGTTTATAACATTTCTTGCCTAGAgcaataataaaatgttactcaCGTACCAGTTAATTTGCCAGAACAGGTTTGTTTAGGTTTTGTTCTTTGTGGCCTTTAGCAACAATGGGTGAAGAGCTTGCGAGTCTTTATATTTCCGGGAACCTAGGCTGACTTACTATACACTTTGACACGAagactattaaaagaaaaaatgtggTTTTCCTAGAAGTTGatgtaactaatattttatattgatggCAAAAGAAAGATTTAAAGACGATGTTGATTAAAAACTGAGCTGTCGACTTAAGTTAACGAAtcttcaaaactaaaaattttattcGTTACTCTTAAAAGTTCCCGCTAGTTTCATATTTCATCTTATAGGACTTACAACTGCTATAGAATAGCTTGAACTCGTTGTAGTCCTGAACTTAGtgcttcattttgttttcataagaaTATTTCGAGATAACACCCCAATCTGTACAGCTTAAAACCAGCTTTACATCCAAACTATATaactacactacatggccaaaagtatgtggacacctgaccatcacatccatatgtgcttgttgaatgtttttttgttttgaatttcgcgcaaagctacacgaggactatctgcgttagccatccctaatttatcagtgtaagactagaggataggcagctagtcatcaccacccactgccaactcttgggcttgtgcttgttgaacatctcattccaaaaccatgggtatTAATAAGGAGCTGGttccccctttgctgctataacagcctccactctacTGGGAaagcttttcactagattttggaacatggctgcagggaTTCATTCTTATTCAGCCataagagcattagtgaggtcgggcgagAAAGCCTGACTCATAgacggcgttccaattcatcccaaaggtgttcgatgggattgaggtcagggctctgtgcaggccagtcatgTTCTTCCACATCAACCTCggtaaaccatgtctttatggacctcgctttgcgCACGGAGGCATTTTCATGCTAAAAAACAAGggtcttccccaaactgttgccataAAGTTGAAATCATACAATCCTCTATGTTGATCTTAGGCTTATGTGCGGCTGCTCGGCAATGGAAACTCATTTCATGAAGCTCACGAACAGATCTTGTGCTGACGTTGATTCCAGAGGCAGtgtggaactcggtagtgagttttacaactgtggacagacgatttttacgcgctacgcgcttcagcacaccgcggtcccgttctgtgaacTTGTGTGGCCtgccgcttcgtggctgagctgttgttactCCCAGACGTTTCCTTTTCACAATAACACATTTACAGTTGACATGGATacctctagcagggcagaaatttgacgaactgacttgttgaaaaAATGGCATCATATGACAGTACTACCTTGAAAGACATTGAGatcttcagtatgacccattctactgtcAATGTTTGTCTGTTGAGATTACAtggttgtatgcttgattttatgcacctgttagcaatggatgtGGCTGATATAGTCGAACCCATTAATTAGAAGGGTTGTCCACATATTTTTGGCCATGTAGAGTATATCTGAAAATCAACTTCACACCCAAACTGTAAAATTGtatcttaaaacaaatttcaCATCAAACTGTATAACTAGTTCACGTGAGATTTAAAGGCAAACtttttcattaacttttaaacaataaaacggATTTCTTATTATCACACcaatcaagtttgtttgtttggaattaaataaaaag of the Tachypleus tridentatus isolate NWPU-2018 chromosome 13, ASM421037v1, whole genome shotgun sequence genome contains:
- the LOC143237232 gene encoding uncharacterized protein LOC143237232, whose protein sequence is MTDRYDHPDSVNLPDNDEMANGNFSDVATSTDSHPDLSSGSHNSYSAVTEQELSQVEMFFRSQKTFVFVCPCLANLYFAKAGNEWETGQTGIPVLLFDRGETRARSKRRLKVVLAERGTGFILWHDVIDNLTNYRAQDSSFHTMFRSADHSQMVGLSFDSKTAASQFHEQVELLTSDPLNISLSIPKVKGKCTKKKPEKVKLPKKCDISLPCCFEHVTSIDIGDKEQFYTLASLVQAKSKKVFQQLVGD